The DNA region GCCATGGGCGTCCCTCCGTGGACCAGGAGCAAATTTCCTCGGGGGTTGCGGCGCCGACCTCGCTCGTTCTAGTCCGTCACGGCGCCCGGGTCCGAAGTACCTTTGACCTCCCACTACAGAGACCCCGATATGTCCATGCACGTCGGCGCACACGTGTCAATCTCCGGATCGCGCGTCTCCTCTGACGACGAAACGCCACCGTACAGCGACGTCCGTAACGCCGTTCACCGACAGCTCGCCTTCGGCGGCAACTGCGGCCAGATCTTCACCACCTCCCCGCAGGTCTGGGCCCAGCCCGAAATTAGCGAGGAGGCCGCCGCCGGCTTCCGCGAGGAGACCGACGAGTTGCTCGAGGGCCCGTGGGTGATCCACTCGGCGTACCTGGTCAACCTCTGTACGCCTAAGGAGGGCCTCCGGGAGAAGTCGATGGCGAGCATGCAGGCCGAACTCGACGCCGCCGACCAGCTGGGCGTCCCGTACGTGAACGTCCACCTCGGGGCCCACACCGGCGCGGGCGTCGAGGGCGGTCTGGACAACGCCGCGAGCGTCATCGACGACCTCGAGGTGCCCGAGGACGTGGCCATCCTGATCGAATCCGACGCCGGCAGCGGGACCAAGCTGGGAGGTGAGTTCGAGCACCTCGCGGGCATCATCGACCGAACCGACGAGGACATCGGTATCTGCATCGACACCGCCCACACGCTCGTCGCGGGCAACGACCTCACGACGCCCGAAGCCGTCGACGAAACCGTCGGGCGTTTCGACGACGTGGTCGGCCTCGAGCACCTCGAGTACATCCACCTCAACGACTCGAAACACGACGTGGGCACCCACAAGGACGAGCACGCGCTCATCGGCGAGGGCTACATCGGCGAAGACGGAATGCGCGCCATCGTGAATCACCCCGACCTCCGTGACCTGCCGTTCGCGCTCGAGACGCCCACCGAGGACGGGAAGGGCTTCGCCTGGAACATCGCGAAGGTCAAGGAACTGCGAGAGGCGTAGCCCCGGCCTCGACACTCGTTTGGGAGTCTCGGTATCGCTCCTATTCGGAATCTCGGTATCGCCTCTGTTCGACAGATCTTCGAGGCGGAGAGGTGCCGTTGAAAGCACGTCTATTTTACCAGCAGCCGTGGTGCTGTCTGTATGGCAGACGACGAACACGAAGACGAGACCGAAGCGGAATCGGAAGCCGACGAGACAGAAACCGAAGCCGACGAAACGGAACGCGAAGGCGAGCGGGTGATGAGCCGGTCAGACGGTGCGGCAATCTTGCGCGAAGTCGCTGACGGCGTCGAGAACGGGACGATCGATATCCAGGGGGAGAACGGCTTCACGGTGGACGTTCCAGAGCACTTCGAACTGGAAGTCGAGTACGAGGTCACCGACGACGAAGCCGAGTTCGAAGTCGAACTCGAGTGGCCGATGGAAGACGGCGAACCGGTGGCACCGGACGAAGAACACGAGTAACGGCGGCTGTTGCGTCGGAAGGGAGGAAGACCGCGTTCACCAATCGAGCAAGAACGGGAGAACATGGTCAGTCACTGAACGCTGCGAGAAGTAGTATGAACGCTGCAAGAGGTAGTTCCCCGTCTTCTACACGTTTCCCCGGCGTGCTCTGTAGTTCGTCAGTCTCAGTCGACTGTAACGCACAGTAACGAACAGTATCGATCAGTAACGATAGTAACGAATATACTGTTACCATCGTTGCCCGCCGTCCTCCGTTCGATGCGAACTCACGCGGATACGACGGAGACAGCAGGCGGCCTATCCGGATCGAAACGTACGCGAGCCGTCTTCGAAGCACTATTCGTGACTGTCCTCTGGTCGTCTTCGTACGTCCTCATCAAAGTCGGCCTCGAGGAGATTCCGGCGGTGACGTTCGCAGGGTTGCGCTACGGCGTGGCGACGGTGGTTCTGGT from Natronosalvus rutilus includes:
- a CDS encoding deoxyribonuclease IV; its protein translation is MHVGAHVSISGSRVSSDDETPPYSDVRNAVHRQLAFGGNCGQIFTTSPQVWAQPEISEEAAAGFREETDELLEGPWVIHSAYLVNLCTPKEGLREKSMASMQAELDAADQLGVPYVNVHLGAHTGAGVEGGLDNAASVIDDLEVPEDVAILIESDAGSGTKLGGEFEHLAGIIDRTDEDIGICIDTAHTLVAGNDLTTPEAVDETVGRFDDVVGLEHLEYIHLNDSKHDVGTHKDEHALIGEGYIGEDGMRAIVNHPDLRDLPFALETPTEDGKGFAWNIAKVKELREA
- a CDS encoding amphi-Trp domain-containing protein produces the protein MADDEHEDETEAESEADETETEADETEREGERVMSRSDGAAILREVADGVENGTIDIQGENGFTVDVPEHFELEVEYEVTDDEAEFEVELEWPMEDGEPVAPDEEHE